In Lysobacter lycopersici, a genomic segment contains:
- a CDS encoding OmpP1/FadL family transporter produces MSNASRFTQFSALAIGIAGALAFGQAHASGFQLRENSVKNLGRSQAGTAVANGDAAVVSNNPGAMGFIDQNTVQADVTVIDLTAKFDGSAHNALGMPVSGGNGGDPGDATPVPAIAAVFPMHGALEKLTLGASVSAPFGLKTEYDSDWVGRYNAVTSDVKTVDLTLSAAVKLDPRFSVGLGFIYEKADVTLSEMVDYGLIMASAGIPGAIPGTADGLAKVSGDSHGFGWVAGFEWRPTDRFAIGYSHRSEIDQDIKGDATFNAPASFAGTQPLFRQMAAQCMLAPAGNPCYAQLPTLLALGNGFVPTNASAALTTPSTDTLSLRYDFTDSFRLMGDVQRTDWHSLKSVDIHFENPYQAPSSEGFEWRDSTLVSLGAEWDINPAWTLRGGVAKDETPTHDDTRTPRLPDNDRTLLSVGVTWHATDALSIDAAYQHISIKSPSIDAFTSLGTELTGDFHGHADLFGVAAQYRF; encoded by the coding sequence ATGTCCAACGCTTCCCGCTTCACCCAGTTTTCCGCGCTTGCAATCGGCATCGCCGGCGCGCTCGCCTTCGGCCAGGCGCATGCCTCGGGCTTCCAGCTGCGCGAGAACAGCGTCAAGAACCTCGGCCGCAGCCAGGCCGGCACCGCCGTCGCCAACGGCGATGCCGCGGTGGTCAGCAACAACCCCGGCGCGATGGGCTTCATCGACCAGAACACGGTCCAGGCCGACGTCACCGTCATCGACCTCACCGCCAAGTTCGACGGCAGCGCGCACAATGCGCTCGGCATGCCGGTCAGCGGCGGCAACGGCGGTGATCCGGGCGACGCGACCCCGGTGCCGGCGATCGCGGCGGTGTTCCCGATGCACGGCGCGCTCGAGAAGCTCACCCTTGGCGCCAGCGTCAGCGCGCCGTTCGGCCTCAAGACCGAATACGACAGCGACTGGGTCGGGCGCTACAACGCCGTGACCTCGGACGTGAAGACCGTCGACCTGACCCTGTCGGCGGCGGTCAAGCTGGATCCGCGCTTCTCGGTCGGCCTCGGCTTCATCTACGAGAAGGCCGACGTCACCTTGTCGGAAATGGTCGACTACGGCCTGATCATGGCTTCCGCCGGTATCCCCGGCGCGATCCCGGGCACGGCCGATGGCCTGGCCAAGGTCAGCGGCGATTCGCATGGTTTCGGCTGGGTCGCCGGTTTCGAATGGCGCCCGACCGATCGGTTCGCGATCGGCTATTCGCACCGCTCGGAAATCGACCAGGACATCAAGGGCGACGCCACCTTCAACGCGCCGGCCTCGTTCGCGGGCACGCAGCCGCTGTTCCGGCAGATGGCCGCGCAATGCATGTTGGCGCCGGCGGGTAACCCCTGCTACGCGCAGCTCCCGACCCTGCTCGCGCTCGGCAACGGCTTCGTGCCGACCAATGCCAGCGCCGCGCTGACCACGCCGAGCACCGATACCCTCAGCCTGCGCTACGACTTCACCGATTCGTTCCGCCTGATGGGCGACGTGCAGCGCACCGATTGGCATTCGCTGAAGTCGGTCGACATCCATTTCGAGAATCCCTACCAGGCGCCGTCGAGCGAAGGCTTCGAGTGGAGGGACAGCACGCTGGTGTCGCTGGGCGCGGAATGGGACATCAACCCCGCCTGGACCCTGCGCGGTGGCGTGGCCAAGGACGAGACCCCGACCCACGACGACACGCGCACCCCGCGCCTGCCCGACAACGACCGCACCCTGCTCTCGGTCGGCGTGACCTGGCATGCGACCGATGCGCTGAGCATCGACGCGGCCTACCAGCACATCAGCATCAAGAGCCCGAGCATCGATGCGTTCACCTCGCTCGGAACGGAGCTGACCGGCGATTTCCACGGCCATGCCGACCTGTTCGGCGTCGCCGCGCAGTACCGCTTCTGA
- a CDS encoding rhomboid family intramembrane serine protease, which produces MFVSLPRRHRPSLRWACPLLFGLLWLAFFWYSTRAPAAQQALLQAWGALDGGPGTRLDLQAVLRLFTALFLHAGWAHLLGNLVFLLIFGLPAEKVLGPWRFLLLFLIGGAIANLAAVLVLAGPRSIIIGASGAISALIGAYLALFPNARLGVVLPLGLFLEFVRAPASLLIGIWALLQVVFAYIGPAFGMVAWAAHVAGFLFGGVFALLVRRAVERRLRRQKSY; this is translated from the coding sequence ATGTTCGTCAGCCTGCCCCGCCGCCACCGCCCCAGCCTGCGCTGGGCCTGCCCGCTGCTGTTCGGGCTGCTGTGGCTGGCGTTCTTCTGGTACAGCACCCGGGCCCCGGCGGCCCAGCAAGCCCTGCTCCAGGCCTGGGGCGCGCTCGATGGCGGTCCCGGCACCCGGCTGGACCTGCAAGCCGTGCTGCGCCTGTTCACCGCCCTGTTCCTGCACGCCGGCTGGGCGCACCTGCTCGGCAACCTCGTGTTCCTGCTGATCTTCGGCCTGCCCGCCGAGAAAGTGCTGGGCCCGTGGCGGTTCCTGCTGCTGTTCCTGATCGGCGGCGCGATCGCCAACTTGGCTGCCGTGCTGGTGCTGGCCGGTCCGCGCAGCATCATCATCGGCGCCAGCGGCGCGATTTCCGCGCTGATCGGCGCCTACCTCGCGCTGTTCCCGAACGCACGCCTCGGCGTGGTGCTGCCGCTGGGCCTGTTCCTCGAATTCGTGCGCGCGCCGGCCTCGCTGCTGATCGGCATCTGGGCGCTGCTGCAGGTGGTGTTCGCCTACATCGGCCCGGCGTTCGGCATGGTCGCCTGGGCCGCGCACGTCGCCGGCTTCCTGTTCGGCGGCGTGTTCGCGCTGCTGGTGCGGCGCGCGGTGGAACGGCGGCTGCGCCGGCAGAAGAGTTACTGA
- a CDS encoding DUF1820 family protein → MRKPLYKVTFLNAGRVYELYAKHVAASSLWGFTEVSDLVFDARDGVVVDPTEERLRDEFGGTRVLHLPMQSIVRVEEVEKKGQSAIRDAATGETVVTPFPLPAKPR, encoded by the coding sequence ATGCGCAAGCCGCTGTACAAGGTGACCTTCCTCAACGCCGGGCGCGTGTACGAGCTGTACGCGAAGCACGTCGCCGCGAGTTCGCTGTGGGGCTTCACCGAAGTTTCCGACCTGGTGTTCGACGCGCGCGACGGCGTGGTGGTCGATCCGACCGAGGAACGCCTGCGCGACGAATTCGGCGGCACCCGCGTGCTGCACCTGCCGATGCAGAGCATCGTGCGCGTGGAGGAAGTGGAGAAGAAGGGCCAGTCCGCGATCCGCGACGCGGCGACCGGCGAAACGGTGGTGACGCCGTTCCCGCTGCCGGCGAAGCCGAGGTAG
- a CDS encoding S41 family peptidase, which yields MRRIPLFALLLALGLSNAQAQQQVPPNDADGEHAVASSDDPDAAESETTKVPLAEIRRYVGVYDAIKQAYVDPVDDHKLMQSAIKGLLLDLDPHSAYLEKSDAQAFDEETSGAYDGIGVEVLTLPDGSVKIVSAIDDTPAAQAGLRSGDTIIAVDGKDLTPADAAGPGPLRGKPGTSVKLKVVREGMAKPFEVTLKRDTIRVASVRSRMLEPGYGYIRISEFQTDTAADFEKNLDKLQAQSGGKLRGLVLDLRSNPGGLLTSAVQIADDLLDSGVIVSTRGRMPGNDATFRATPGDRMHGAPVVALVDAGSASATEVLSGALRDLHRAKIVGSRTFGKGLVQTLLPLDNGDSVKLTTARYYTPSGKSIQGVGIVPDVTLVPDKATAEKEAEDGDMPYTEASLPGHLQGEDEDDAGTNAGDVLPGDAPITAALQELKKPVAQAAVSPKG from the coding sequence ATGCGCCGAATTCCCCTTTTCGCCCTCCTGCTCGCGTTGGGCCTGTCGAATGCGCAGGCGCAGCAACAGGTTCCGCCGAACGATGCGGACGGCGAACACGCGGTTGCCTCCAGCGACGATCCCGACGCCGCCGAAAGCGAGACCACGAAAGTGCCGTTGGCTGAGATCCGCCGCTACGTCGGCGTGTACGACGCGATCAAGCAGGCCTACGTCGATCCGGTCGACGACCACAAGCTGATGCAGTCGGCGATCAAGGGTTTGCTGCTCGACCTCGATCCGCACAGCGCCTATCTCGAGAAATCCGACGCGCAGGCCTTCGATGAGGAAACCAGCGGCGCCTACGACGGCATCGGCGTCGAAGTGCTGACCTTGCCCGACGGTTCGGTGAAGATCGTGTCCGCGATCGACGATACGCCGGCGGCGCAGGCGGGCTTGCGTTCGGGCGACACGATCATCGCCGTCGACGGCAAGGACCTCACGCCCGCCGATGCGGCCGGGCCCGGCCCCTTGCGCGGCAAGCCCGGCACGTCGGTGAAGCTGAAGGTGGTGCGCGAAGGCATGGCGAAACCGTTCGAGGTGACGCTCAAGCGCGACACCATCCGCGTCGCCAGCGTGCGCAGCCGCATGCTCGAACCCGGCTACGGCTACATCCGCATCAGCGAATTCCAGACCGACACCGCCGCCGATTTCGAAAAGAACCTCGACAAGCTGCAGGCGCAGTCCGGCGGCAAGCTGCGCGGGCTCGTGCTCGATTTGCGCAGCAATCCCGGTGGCTTGCTCACGTCCGCGGTGCAGATCGCCGATGACCTGCTCGACAGCGGCGTGATCGTCAGCACGCGCGGGCGCATGCCCGGCAACGACGCGACCTTCCGCGCGACGCCCGGCGACCGCATGCACGGCGCGCCCGTCGTTGCGCTGGTCGACGCCGGTTCGGCGAGCGCGACCGAAGTGCTGTCCGGTGCGTTGCGCGACCTGCATCGCGCGAAGATCGTCGGCAGCCGCACCTTCGGCAAGGGGCTGGTGCAGACGCTGTTGCCGCTGGACAACGGCGATTCGGTCAAGCTCACCACCGCGCGTTATTACACGCCCAGCGGCAAGTCGATCCAGGGCGTGGGCATCGTGCCGGACGTGACGCTGGTGCCGGACAAGGCGACGGCTGAGAAAGAAGCGGAAGACGGCGACATGCCGTACACGGAAGCGTCGTTGCCCGGGCATTTGCAGGGCGAGGACGAGGACGATGCCGGCACCAATGCGGGCGACGTGCTCCCCGGCGATGCACCGATCACCGCGGCGTTGCAGGAACTGAAGAAGCCGGTGGCGCAGGCGGCGGTGTCGCCGAAGGGTTGA
- a CDS encoding murein hydrolase activator EnvC family protein, with amino-acid sequence MKSIRALAFAMTLVLLAGSGVQAQGTGDTQRKLEKVKRELKDVSAQRRRTEGQRGDASRALREADEQVGRSSRALQETEAKIARGRDDLATLQARRTALQASLGERKVELASLLRAAYTIGDAAPLKLMLSQDRVADANRLLAYHRYLQQERAQKISVLSAELAEVQQVEARIVATRRDLDAARSRQAAQLAQVTRDRSDRSALVAQLDRKVQDQRGREQALGRDAKALQRVLDQLRAAAARAERERREAAARAAREAEAAKREGKPVPPPPKPYANAAPIQVGGLGWPLSGSLIARFGGTLPDGRRSSGLLIAAAAGTPVRAVADGRVVFAEWMSGYGLICIVDHGNGSMSLYAYNDALLRDVGDDVHRGDPVASVGNSGGQGRPALYFELRRNGSPVDPAAWLRAH; translated from the coding sequence ATGAAATCGATCCGTGCGCTCGCGTTCGCGATGACGTTGGTATTGCTCGCCGGCAGCGGCGTGCAGGCGCAGGGCACGGGCGACACCCAGCGCAAGCTGGAGAAGGTGAAGCGCGAGTTGAAGGACGTATCCGCGCAGCGCCGCCGTACCGAGGGCCAGCGCGGCGACGCCAGCCGCGCATTGCGCGAAGCCGACGAGCAGGTCGGGCGCTCGAGCCGCGCCCTGCAGGAGACCGAGGCGAAGATCGCGCGGGGCCGCGACGACCTCGCCACCTTGCAGGCCCGGCGCACGGCGTTGCAGGCATCGCTCGGCGAGCGCAAGGTGGAACTCGCTTCCCTGCTGCGCGCCGCATACACGATCGGCGATGCCGCGCCGTTGAAGCTGATGCTGTCGCAGGATCGCGTCGCCGACGCCAACCGCCTGCTCGCCTACCATCGCTACCTGCAACAGGAACGCGCGCAGAAGATCTCCGTGTTGTCCGCCGAGCTCGCAGAAGTGCAGCAGGTCGAAGCGCGGATCGTGGCCACGCGCCGCGACCTCGACGCTGCGCGCAGCCGCCAGGCGGCGCAACTCGCGCAGGTCACCCGCGACCGCAGCGATCGTTCGGCGCTGGTCGCGCAACTCGACAGGAAAGTGCAGGACCAGCGCGGGCGGGAACAGGCGCTGGGGCGCGATGCGAAGGCGCTGCAGCGCGTACTGGATCAATTGCGCGCCGCCGCCGCGCGCGCCGAACGCGAACGCCGCGAGGCCGCGGCACGCGCCGCGCGCGAAGCGGAAGCCGCGAAGCGCGAAGGCAAGCCGGTTCCGCCACCACCCAAGCCTTATGCCAACGCCGCGCCGATCCAGGTCGGCGGCCTCGGCTGGCCGCTGTCGGGCAGCCTCATCGCGCGCTTCGGTGGCACCTTGCCGGACGGTCGCCGCAGTTCCGGCCTGCTCATCGCCGCGGCGGCCGGCACGCCGGTGCGCGCGGTCGCCGACGGCCGCGTGGTGTTCGCCGAATGGATGTCGGGCTACGGCCTGATCTGCATCGTCGACCACGGCAACGGCAGCATGAGCCTGTACGCCTACAACGACGCGCTGCTGCGCGACGTCGGCGACGACGTGCACCGCGGCGACCCGGTCGCCAGCGTCGGCAATTCCGGCGGCCAGGGCCGGCCGGCGCTGTATTTCGAGTTGCGCCGCAACGGCAGCCCGGTCGATCCGGCGGCGTGGCTGCGCGCGCATTAG
- the gpmI gene encoding 2,3-bisphosphoglycerate-independent phosphoglycerate mutase has protein sequence MLLILDGWGHREDPADNALAQAELPHWRKLWSECPHTLVHTEGRHVGLPDGQMGNSEVGHMNLGAGRIVYQDLTRIDAAIEDGSFFANEELRAACAAARESGRTLHVMGLLSPGGVHSHEAHIFAMLELARRERVPQVAVHAFLDGRDMPPKSAEASLRALQAACVANGNAAIATVCGRYYAMDRDHRWDRVRRAWDAIVDARSELHVPDALLALEEAYARGETDEFVLPTVVGDGARVEDGDAIVFMNFRADRARQLSAAFVDPAFNGFEARRPRLSRFVCLTEYDAKLPAPVAFAPDDLHDTLGELVSARGMTQLRIAETEKYAHVTFFFGGGREAPYPGEERILVPSPKVATYDLQPEMSVAEVTEKLVEAIRAQRFDLVVCNLANPDMVGHTGDLGAAIRAAEAVDAAIGAITDAVRAVYGALVITADHGNLEMMRDPATGQPHTAHTVGPVPLVYVGEREGVQLRSGGALRDVAPTLLDLMQLPAPSAMTGRSLFANAG, from the coding sequence GTGTTGCTGATCCTGGACGGCTGGGGCCATCGCGAGGATCCCGCCGACAACGCGCTGGCCCAGGCCGAACTGCCGCACTGGCGCAAGCTCTGGTCCGAATGCCCGCACACGCTCGTCCACACCGAAGGTCGCCATGTCGGCCTGCCGGACGGTCAGATGGGCAATTCCGAAGTCGGGCACATGAACCTCGGCGCCGGGCGCATCGTCTACCAGGACCTCACGCGGATCGACGCCGCGATCGAGGACGGCAGCTTCTTCGCCAACGAGGAATTGCGCGCGGCCTGCGCCGCGGCGCGCGAGTCCGGGCGCACCCTGCACGTGATGGGCCTGCTTTCGCCCGGCGGCGTGCACAGCCACGAAGCGCACATTTTCGCCATGCTGGAACTCGCGCGCCGGGAACGCGTGCCGCAGGTCGCGGTGCATGCCTTCCTCGACGGCCGCGACATGCCTCCGAAATCCGCGGAAGCCAGCCTGCGTGCGCTGCAGGCGGCTTGCGTTGCGAACGGCAATGCCGCCATCGCCACGGTCTGCGGTCGCTACTACGCGATGGATCGCGACCATCGCTGGGATCGCGTGCGCCGCGCATGGGACGCCATCGTCGATGCGCGCAGCGAATTGCACGTGCCCGATGCGCTGCTCGCGCTGGAGGAAGCCTATGCGCGCGGCGAGACCGATGAATTCGTGCTGCCGACGGTGGTCGGCGACGGCGCGCGGGTCGAGGACGGCGATGCGATCGTGTTCATGAATTTCCGCGCCGACCGTGCGCGCCAGCTCAGCGCCGCGTTCGTCGATCCGGCATTCAACGGCTTCGAGGCGCGTCGCCCGCGGCTGTCGCGCTTCGTCTGTCTCACCGAATACGACGCGAAATTGCCGGCGCCGGTGGCGTTCGCGCCGGACGACCTGCACGACACACTGGGCGAACTCGTGTCCGCGCGAGGCATGACGCAATTGCGCATCGCCGAAACCGAGAAGTACGCGCACGTCACCTTCTTCTTCGGCGGTGGGCGCGAGGCGCCGTATCCGGGCGAGGAACGCATCCTGGTGCCGAGCCCCAAGGTCGCGACCTACGACCTGCAGCCGGAAATGAGCGTCGCCGAAGTCACGGAAAAACTCGTCGAAGCGATCCGCGCGCAACGCTTCGACCTCGTCGTGTGCAACCTCGCCAATCCCGACATGGTCGGGCATACCGGCGACCTCGGCGCCGCGATCCGTGCCGCCGAAGCGGTGGACGCGGCCATCGGCGCGATCACCGATGCGGTGCGCGCGGTGTACGGCGCGCTGGTCATCACCGCCGACCACGGCAACCTCGAGATGATGCGCGATCCCGCCACCGGGCAACCGCATACCGCGCACACGGTCGGCCCGGTGCCACTGGTGTACGTTGGCGAACGCGAAGGCGTGCAGTTGCGCAGCGGCGGCGCCTTGCGTGATGTCGCGCCCACGCTGCTCGACCTGATGCAATTGCCGGCGCCGTCCGCGATGACCGGGCGCAGCCTGTTCGCGAACGCCGGATGA
- a CDS encoding DUF4097 family beta strand repeat-containing protein — translation MRTRLALCLLLAAATPAFADGQDVDKVNGSISIDATQQAGDLDTVNGSIRIGANATTGDASTVNGGIQLADGAHTGALETVNGSIRAGGGMVVDGSVETVNGSIFFDRGSRISKGVSTVNGAIGLVSTELGGGIETVNGDITVGIGSHVKGGIKVEKPTSSWLNIHMGKPKPPRIIIGPNAVVDGPLVFEREVKLYVHATAKTGPITGATAVRFDTPTAPQD, via the coding sequence ATCCGCACCCGCCTTGCCCTGTGCCTGCTCCTCGCCGCCGCCACGCCCGCCTTCGCCGACGGGCAGGACGTCGACAAGGTCAACGGCAGCATCAGCATCGACGCCACCCAGCAGGCCGGCGACCTCGATACCGTGAACGGCAGCATCCGCATCGGCGCCAACGCCACCACCGGCGACGCCAGCACCGTCAACGGCGGCATCCAGCTCGCCGACGGCGCCCATACCGGCGCGCTGGAAACCGTCAACGGCAGCATCCGCGCCGGCGGCGGCATGGTCGTCGACGGCAGCGTGGAAACCGTCAACGGCAGCATCTTCTTCGACCGCGGCAGCCGCATTTCCAAGGGCGTGAGCACCGTGAACGGCGCCATCGGCCTGGTGTCCACCGAACTCGGCGGCGGCATCGAGACGGTGAACGGCGACATCACCGTCGGCATCGGTTCGCACGTCAAGGGCGGGATCAAGGTCGAGAAGCCGACCAGCAGCTGGCTCAACATCCACATGGGCAAGCCCAAGCCGCCACGCATCATCATCGGCCCGAACGCGGTGGTCGACGGTCCGCTGGTGTTCGAACGCGAGGTCAAGCTGTACGTGCATGCGACCGCGAAGACCGGTCCGATCACCGGCGCGACCGCGGTGCGCTTCGACACGCCGACCGCGCCGCAGGACTGA
- a CDS encoding M28 family metallopeptidase translates to MPRILPLCAAVAAFALAACQREAPAPAATAPAPQPTANAAPAYAFSPDINAADFAELDKTLSSDAFEGRGPGTPGEDKSVEYIKSQMQRMGLKPGNNGDWFQTVPMVETTADPNTTLTLTVDGKPRTLKFGDDMVIGTTTGQKEIDIKDSPLVFVGYGVDAPEQHWNDYAGLDVKGKTVVMLVNDPGFHVHDASLFEGKRMTYYGRWTYKFEEAARQGAAAAIIIHDTEGASYGWDVVRNSWSGAQYDLPAKDDPNPRVPAQGWITGEQAKSLFADAGLDLDKLRAAANKRGFKAVPMNATLSLDLKSTTVDKQSRNVVGILPGSEHPDEAVVYMAHWDHLGKHDSEQTPDGKTDVIYNGAVDNGTGVSGILEIAGKFAGAPTPPKRSVLFVAVTLEESGLLGSEYYVAHPAIPLDKTVAVVNLDALSPIGKSRDITVVGMGSSELEDILKPIALQQGMTMHAESRPEAGSYFRSDHFNFAKAGVPALYVDSGEDLVDGGTAAGEAANKDYNDHRYHKPGDQYDAATWKLDGILAVLDSVYGVGEQLANDDAWPNWYKTNPFRAARDKMMAAKSAAPAK, encoded by the coding sequence ATGCCACGCATCCTTCCCCTGTGCGCCGCCGTCGCGGCATTCGCGCTGGCGGCCTGCCAGCGCGAGGCGCCGGCGCCCGCCGCGACAGCGCCCGCGCCACAACCGACGGCGAACGCCGCTCCCGCATATGCGTTCTCGCCCGACATCAACGCCGCGGACTTCGCCGAACTCGACAAGACCTTGTCGTCGGATGCGTTCGAAGGCCGCGGTCCCGGCACGCCCGGCGAAGACAAGTCGGTCGAGTACATCAAGTCGCAGATGCAGCGCATGGGCCTCAAGCCCGGCAACAACGGCGACTGGTTCCAGACCGTGCCGATGGTCGAGACCACCGCCGATCCGAACACCACGCTCACGCTCACCGTCGACGGCAAGCCGCGCACGCTGAAGTTCGGCGACGACATGGTGATCGGCACCACCACCGGCCAGAAGGAAATCGACATCAAGGACAGCCCGCTGGTGTTCGTCGGCTATGGCGTGGATGCCCCGGAACAGCACTGGAACGACTACGCCGGCCTCGACGTGAAGGGCAAGACCGTGGTGATGCTGGTCAACGATCCCGGCTTCCACGTCCACGACGCAAGCCTGTTCGAAGGCAAGCGCATGACCTACTACGGGCGCTGGACCTACAAGTTCGAGGAAGCCGCGCGCCAGGGCGCCGCTGCCGCGATCATCATCCACGACACCGAAGGCGCGTCCTACGGCTGGGACGTGGTGCGCAATTCCTGGTCGGGCGCGCAATACGACCTGCCGGCGAAGGACGACCCGAACCCGCGCGTGCCGGCGCAGGGCTGGATCACCGGCGAGCAGGCCAAGTCCCTGTTCGCCGACGCCGGCCTCGACCTCGACAAGCTGCGCGCCGCCGCGAACAAGCGCGGCTTCAAGGCCGTGCCGATGAACGCCACGTTGTCGCTCGACCTCAAGAGCACCACGGTCGACAAACAGTCGCGCAACGTGGTCGGCATCCTGCCCGGCAGCGAGCATCCGGACGAAGCCGTCGTGTACATGGCGCACTGGGACCACCTCGGCAAGCACGACAGCGAACAGACGCCCGACGGCAAGACCGACGTGATCTACAACGGCGCGGTCGACAACGGCACCGGCGTGTCCGGCATCCTCGAGATCGCCGGCAAGTTCGCCGGCGCGCCGACGCCGCCCAAGCGCTCGGTGCTGTTCGTCGCGGTGACGCTGGAGGAATCGGGCCTGTTGGGTTCCGAGTACTACGTCGCGCACCCGGCGATCCCGCTCGACAAGACCGTCGCGGTGGTCAACCTCGACGCGCTGTCGCCGATCGGCAAGAGCCGCGACATCACCGTGGTCGGCATGGGCAGTTCTGAACTCGAGGACATCCTCAAGCCGATCGCGTTGCAGCAGGGCATGACCATGCACGCCGAATCGCGGCCTGAAGCCGGTTCCTACTTCCGCTCCGACCACTTCAACTTCGCCAAGGCCGGCGTACCGGCGCTGTACGTCGACAGCGGCGAGGACCTGGTCGACGGCGGCACCGCCGCGGGCGAGGCCGCGAACAAGGACTACAACGATCACCGCTACCACAAGCCCGGCGACCAGTACGACGCGGCGACGTGGAAGCTGGACGGCATCCTCGCGGTGCTGGATTCGGTCTACGGCGTCGGCGAGCAACTCGCGAACGACGACGCATGGCCGAACTGGTACAAGACCAACCCGTTCCGCGCCGCCCGCGACAAGATGATGGCGGCGAAGTCGGCCGCGCCAGCGAAGTAA